The following is a genomic window from Akkermansiaceae bacterium.
AACACCATCCGCGTTTGTAAAAAAGGTTTGCTTTGTTAGAATCACCAACAAGAGCAGCATCGATCTGGTTATAGGCAGCGGCGGCCTCGCGTTGTTTACCCGCTTCAAAGAGAGTTTCGGCCTTCATCAGAAGTGCCTTATGAATCCGCTCGTGTTTCGGATATTGTTTCTGATAGATTTCCAGAAAAGCGTCCACCTGCATCGGGATGTTGGCACCTTTGATGTTGTAGAAGCAAAGCAGGCGGAAATACCCGGCTTCAAACGCCTCGGCGGACAAGGGCACCTGACGCTCGGCCTGGGCAAACAGCTTGATCGCCTCATGATAGAATTTCAGTTGATAGGCACTTCTACCGGCAATGGCGTATTTAATGGCTTCGGTGGCCGGTTTACCGGGGTAATTGCCACGTTTGATGACATCGAGCACCCCCTGGTAGTCTTTTGCGGTGTACATGCTGTTCATCAAGGCCGCCTGTGCGCTCGGCTTGAATTTTTCCTCGTTCGACATCAATACCGATTTGAAACAACGGTCGGCCGTTACGACATCCTGCTTCTTGAGTGAGAGCAGACCTACATTCAAGGTCGCCTCCATCCTGAGATTATCGGCTACGGCGGGCAACATCAATGACTCGAATTTTTCCAACGCCTTGGCGTCATCCTTTTTCGCCAGGTAGAGGTGCCCAAGCTTCAGCTTGGCATTCTCGCGATAATTTGGCGGTGCGTCCTGGGCACTTTCAATCGAGAGATAAGCCTGGATCGCCTTATCCGTCTGGCCGGAATAACGATAGCAGGAAGCCTCCTGGTAGCGGCCACGGTAACGTTCCTGGGCTGTCGATGCCATCGTGGCCACCCTGCCGAAGTGAATCGCGGCCTGCGCATACTGTTTCTGGGACACCGCATCGTAGCCAAGGCGGTTTGATGCCAGCGCCACGTAGCGGCCTTTCTGGTACCGGTTGATGACACCGTGAAGAATCCGTTTACCATCGTCCAACGAGCCTGAATGGTAATAACACTCGCCCAGGTAGTAGCTGGCGGCATCGGCGTTGGCGTGATTCGGAAAGCGTTCAAGGTAGGCGGTCAAACGTGGAATCACCCGTTGATAGGCCTGGGTCCTGAGTGTGGGGTCCTGGACATTGTTCGCCTGGCGGTAGAGTTGTTTGCAAAACTCGAATTGGTCCTGCCCCGGGTCGGCCACAAGGGGTGCATTCTGGGCCTCGGCCAAGGGGGCCGTCATGGTCACCCAGAGTGACGAACCAACAAAGAGAGCCGTGATGGAAAATAAAATACGCATGAGGGAAAGTGGGGAGGGTTAGGGTATGGACAGACCGAAGCACCGGCAAGTCACGATAAAAAAGCAACCATGGCCAGCGAGCGTGAAATGGGGTGTAGGTTACGGGGTTTCAGGCTTGGAGGTAAAGCTCACATGGTTCAGACCTGCGGCCTTACCCAGCTTCACCGCGCTGGCCACCATCTGGTGTGGTGTCAGAGCATCCGCCTTGATGACCAGTCGGCGTCCGGGCGTGGCCGTCGCCGCCGCCTTGAGTTCCTTGGCCAGCTGGGCTTCGGTGAGCTGTTTACCAGCCAACTGGTATGAGCCGTCGGAGTTCACCGTCAGCTCAAGTGGTGCGAGGGCTTCGGCTGCCTTTTGTGCCGGAACTGGCTGCACTGGCTGGCCCGGTATGACTGGGACCGGCCGGACCTTGGCCTGATCACGCACCGCCTCCGCCGCGCGGACTTCGACTTTTTCGGCGGCATTTTGCTCGACTCTCATACCGGTGAAAAAAAGTCCACCGATAACGATCGCCGCGATTTTAAGGGGTGCCGGCAAGGCAAAAAACAGGGACAAAGTGATGGAGCTCATGACGTGGGGGGGATGTTGTTGGGGAGATGAAATGGCCAGGCCGGCCAGATTGCTTTTCAGGCTACTTCAGGCTATTTTTGCTTACGCTGGACCTGTGTGGCAAACGAAATATTCGGAATACCGGCTTTCTGGCAGACATCGATCACCTCGACGATTTTCTGATAGGCCACTTTGCCATCGCCGCGGATACGGATTGCCTGGTTTTTATGCACTGCGGCGATGCGGGTCAATTTGGCGAAGAGCTGCTCCTGGGTCATCTCGCTATGGTCCACGACCACCCCTCCGTCTTCGCGCACATTGACGATGATTTCCCCCACCGTCTGCTTGGCATCCGCGCCTTCCTCGGCAACCGGGACAGAGACATTGAGCTCACGCTCGCTCTGGGAGAACTGCATGGTGGCGATAAAGAAAATGAGCAGCAGAAAAACGACGTCGATCATCGGAGCCAGCGGGAAGGCGGCTATATCAGGCTCTCTGGTTTGAAATTTCATGACGGGTCGTTGGATTGATTTACATCCCGTGGATCTCGGGACCATCATTCGATGGACGCGATACCGGGACCGGCATCATCCGGGAATCGCGCTCGTCGCGGTCGCGGTGGTGGCTTGAATGGCCGTCGTGGCCATGGCCATGGCCATGTCCGTGGCCCGAGTGTTCGCGGCCTCCCTGGTCATAGTCGTGTCCGTGGGTATCCCCTGAGTAGACGGGCTGGGGAGCCATGCCCCCGCGGCGGTTGTACTGGGCTGCCAACAATGCCATCAGGTGGGTGGCCGCCGCTTCGAGTTCGGCGATGTATTTCTGCACACGACCACGGAAAATGGAGTAGAAAATGACCGCCGTAATACCGATGACCAGACCACTGGCAGTAGTGACCAGTGCCTGGTAAACCCCCTCGGCGAGTTTGTTGGCGTGGACGCCCTCGTAGTTGCCGCTGGCGATTTCCATAAACGCCCGGATCATACCGATCACCGTGCCGAGCAGACCCGCCATCGGGGCGATGGTGCCCACGTCATTCAGATAACTGATCCGGTGGGTCAGGATGCCCGCCTGGCGCGAGCCCTCGGCCTGGGCGACCTCCCGCACCTCGTTAAAGGTGGTGCCTGTGTTCTTGGTCATGAAATCGAGCGTTTTCTCGGTGATTCGCGCCACGCTCTGGTTCTGGCGATTACAATGCGCCACCAGTCCGAGGTAATCACGTTTCCTGATCAAGGCCTCCGCAGCGTTCATGAATTTGTCACTGACAACCGCATTTCTCCGGATGGTGAAAAAATAGAGAAGGATAAGCACCAGGCAGATCACCGACAGCAAAGCCAGCGGATACATCATGAATCCGCCCATCCACAGGATTTCGAGGATGTCTTTGTTACCGGCGGATTCCGGAGCATCTGCCACGACGGGAGCGGCCAACGCGGTGAGTGAGGTGGCCAGCATCACGACAGACGACAGGGCCAGGGTAAGAATAGAGGAGTTCATAGAAATGGGTTGCGCGGCTATTGTAGCCTGATTTTCCACGGGCGCAAGCGTTGGAAATCAGCCATTGATCGACCGGAGCCTGGGGTTTTGCCTGGAGGTTTCGATCACTTTGATGGTTTTGTGGATCAAATCAATGGATTGCTGGATAGGTTTGGATACCTGTGGAGTCGCCAGCTTTTTTTCGAGCTCCCTGAGCCGTGGCAACATTGGCCGGGCCGCCCGTCCGTAAAGTTGCAGTGTTTTCAGGCACCTGTCGATTCTGCTTTTTTTACCCCACTTGTCGATGGCCATGACATCGAAGCACAACGGCATCCCTTCCTTGATGTGGTGTTTGGCAAGGACTTCCAGACCACTTAACTGAATGCCGCTGGCAAACATGATACCGCTGGGAGCTTGTTCCACCACCGCCGCATGGATGGCGGGTAACAAGGGTTCGATTTCCTCATAATCAAGATTCTTGAAAACCGAAGCCAGCGCACCCCGGGCCCGGCCATCCTCGTTGGCAAGGCCGGCTTTGACGGCAGCAAACAGCGCCTTCCGGTCAACGCCTTCCAGCGATCCACGCAGCAGGCCGGTTCTCTGGTCGAACAGGACAAACAACAAGTATCGTTGCTGCATCCCACGCGGGTCCCGCTGCACATCTTGCGCCGTCAGCATGGTCAGCAACTCCGGCACTGCGGGCATCGCCTGCTTGCCGATGGCAGCCAGTGCTTCAGCCGCCTTGACCCGTAGCCAGAGGTCCTCATCCTTGAGGGTTTTTCTGAGCAGAGGCAGGGCAGGGGCAGCCTTTCCTTTGAGTTGGGCCAATGCCTGGCAGGCTCCGAGACGGGTGTAGAGATCCCCCTCTTTGAGCAGCGTGATCAGAGTTGTCACCGGGATATCACCGCGCTTTCCAATGACCGTTGCCGAGCGTTCGCGGACAACCGGCGACCAGCTTTTCAAGCCAGCGAGCAGGGCTTCATCGCTGCGGTCGCGGTAAACCGTATGTTTGTCCTTCGTACTCCACCCCCGCCCGTCGGCGATGAGTCCGGCGGCGTCAGAGGCGGATAGCTGCGGGATGACACCCTGTTTTTTTCCGGTTAGGTAGATTTTCCGTAGTGGCTGGGCATAGGCTAACAAATAGGCGCCGGTACAATCCCAGTTTCGGTATTTATCCGGTTTGGCCGCAGGTGGCCCCTGGTGGAGATAGCTGCCATCCCATCGCCGCGCCAGATCATAATACCACCCGAACTCCTTCATCCACGCACCACTGGCATGCGGGCCCGACACGGCGACCCCCGGCATCGCCCACAGCATATTGAGAAAATTCCCTGTATGACCGTTGTCCCTTTCACCGCCATACGATGCCACACTCATCTTGGAAAAATAGCCAGCGGCCTCAGCATCGCCGAGAAGGTTGAACATAATCGCCGCGATATCATTTTTACCGTTATCGCTGTGCGTTTGAATCCAGGGACTGTGGTCACCGTAGGGCACACTGCCCTTTCCTACGTAAAAGCGGAGGACGCGTACGCTTTTTTCAATCGCCTTGTCCAGCGCCGGGTCCTTGACCCCGGCCGCGCGTGCGAGAATAAGCGAGGTGGTCAGTGGCAGCCCGGGGGCATTCATCATGCCGTAACCACTGAGCCGGCCATCCTCGCCGACAAACCGGTGCCCCCAGGAACCGATCACGCTTTGCCCACGGACAATTTCCATGGTGATACGCTTCATGTCCGGCAAAAATGTCCTGTCCCCGGTGGCCAGGGTGTACTCTGCCAGCAACATATTGACCGGCCCGTAAAACCACGCGTGAAGGCTCTCGCCCTCCGGATCGCTGTATTTTGCCGCCCAGGCCACTTGCTCACGGACCAGTGGCAGATACTCCGCTTTGCCGCTGGAGAGTAACGCAAGAGCATTAAGGCAGCGGGTGATACCGTTACCCTGGTTCGGGTTCGCCTTCATCCGTCGCGCCAGAACCTTGCAGCCTTGCTCGAAAATCCTCCCGGACTTGGCGCAATCGAAGGGGGCTGTCGGGCTGTAGGCACCGAGAGCCAGAAGCTTCAAGGCCACGTTGGTGGTCGCCCCGAGTCTCCACCGAATCAAGGTGAGCGTCCCGTCTGCCGCCTCTGCTGCGCCGATCGCCTTACCCATCGCGGTGCGGGGATCATCGCTGAATGGCTTCCCCGCGATTCCCAGGATCACATCACCCGCTTGCAGCAATCCGGCGGCTGGGGAACCGGCATCTACCTTGGTGATCGCGATCTGGCGGGCCTCGCTGGTTTCCATTTTATTCGAGTAAATCCACCCCCGTGCCCCTGTCGGACCGAGATTCCAATCGTGGGTGGCTCCATGCGGGATTTCATCCCCCTTGGTGAAGTCGGGGTTCGACATCGCCTGGCCTGGCGCGGCGGCATGCAGCACAACAACATTTCCACCCCAGAGAATCGCTGCCGCGAGGGAAGCTGTGAGCCATCGTTTTTTGTATTTCATCGAGTTTTTTAGTTAGGTTGTAAATCCGCCATGGCATCAGCGAAGCCCTTGCCGATCCGCGCCATGATTTTACTTGAGCCGAGATAGTGGTAGGCAGCATTCGAGACACCTTTTTCAAGTATTTCCAATTCCCGTTTTGAGAACTCCTTGTTGCGCAGCTCCTCGCGCAGTGCTTGCGCCGCTTTGCCGCTGAGTTTCCCGGTCGACTGGGCCTTTTTCACCTGCTGTTTGATTTTCGCGTCGCGGGCGACCAGGGCATCGAGCTCCATATCCCAGTAATTCTCGGTGAACACCGCCGCGACATTATCTTTGAACTCCGGCAAACCGGCTGGAGCAGCCATCGCCAGACGAAAATTCTGATGGGTCGATTTATAGCGCTGCTGGTTCGGCCCGTATTTTTCCACCGGCCCGCCAACCCCCAGCACACCGATGACAAAGGGGAGTTTAGGGGCTGAAAGATCCTTTCGGATATCCCGGATAAAATGCCCCATGACCATGCTGTAGTCATCATAACCACCCGGGCTGCCGCGGTCTGGATAAGTGCCACCGTCGACCATGTCATTCCATCCCTGGAACCAGACGCAACCGGCCAGTTTATAACCTTGGCTGGAGTCGTAGTCCGGGTAAGCCTGCTCGATGTTGGCCAGCACCGACTTCACGTGCTCGATGGTAAGCCGGTAATAACGCCCCGTGGCTTGCTGTTTTTCCGCTTTGATCAGCGCGATGTCCTTGCCCCGTTTCTTGAAGCCCAGCAACTGTTTTTCATTAAACCGGTAGGGGCCGGCACTGGGTGGCCGGAAATCGGTGTTCAGACTCTTACCGCCCCAGGCCACCTTGATGATCAGGATCGGCTCGCCGAGGTGTTTTTGCATGGTGATCCCAAATGTGAGCTCCGGACCGATCTTGCTGTCGTCGGCACCAAAACCGGCAGTCAACGCACCCTTTTTCACCAGATTGGTCGACAGATAGGAGATCCATACATCCTTGCAAACCCGGGGTGTGCCGTCTTTATTCTGTATCTCACCAAGCAGGGGTGCTGTTTCAGGGTCCATTCCAATGTGCGCAAAAGTCGAAATACGCGCATGCCCCTGCATATTCGACTGCCCGACGAGGATGAACACCTTGAGTGGCTTTTTGTCAGCCGCATCACAGCGGTTGGTAGAAATCGCCATACTCGCAGCCCATAACACCCATAACATGACCGGCAAACGAGCTAGAATAGAGGGAAAGAGGGTTCTCATATCACTTGCTTTACTGCCCATTCACCCCGATTCTTTCCAACCAATCACCTGATGAGAAAACCAGAGCTCCAGCAAAAACTCAGTCATACCCCGCACAAACCGGGAGTCTACCTGATGAAAGACCGCCTGGGGGGGGTCATCTACGTGGGCAAAGCCCGCGATTTACGCAAACGGGTCGGTAATTACTTCATGCCCTCCAGGAAAATGCGGGCTGATCTGAAAACACGGGCACTGATCGACAGCATCCACGATTTCGACATCCAGATTGTCCGGAACGAACAGGAAGCGCTGATACTCGAAAGCAAGCTGATCAAGGAATACCGGCCGCGCTATAATGTCAGCCTGCGCGACGACAAACGTTTCTACATGCTCAAGGTGCAGCTCGATGTGCCCTTTCCCCGCTTTGTGCTGACCCGGTTGAAGACAGACGACGGCGCGCGTTACTTCGGTCCCTTCGTGCATTCCACCGCGCTCAAGGCAACGCTCGAGTGGATCAACCGTGAGTTCGGACTACGGACCTGCCGACCCCAATTTCCGGGTGAAAAGGATTACCGCCACTGCCACGCCGATGTCATCAGGAAGTGCAGTGCGCCATGTGTCCTGAAGATTTCCGAGGAGGAATACCGCGCCCGGGTCGATGAAGTGATTGGCCTGCTCGAAGGGAAAGGAAGGCGTGACCGACTCCAAGGGCTCCGCGAGGACATGGCCAAAGCGGCAGAAAAACTTCAGTTTGAAAAAGCCGCCCGGCTTCGCGACATCATCGATAATCTGGAAAAGACCCTCAGTCCGGCACGCAGCTTTTCACGGGGGCGGGGCGGGGTGCCCAGCACCGTGAAACCGACCGAGGACTTGATCGAACTCCAGGATGCACTCGGCCTGGCCGACCCGCTCCACATCATGGAATGCTTTGATATTTCCAACGTATCAAGCAACCACATTGTTGCCTCCATGGTCCGGTTTGTGGATGGCTTGCCCGATAACCAGGGCTACCGGCGCTACCGGATCAAAACCGTCGATGGCCAGGACGACTTCGCCAGCATGGCGGAAGTTGTCAGGAGGCGATACTCCCGCATTCTCACCGAAAACAACGTCCCCGGCACCGAGGAAACGCAGGAGTCGCCGCTGGAGGCTCTCCGTCGGCTCGCGCGTGATGGGAAATCACCGCTGCACCTCCCCAATCTCGTCATTGTCGATGGCGGCAAAGGTCAACTGGGCATGGCGGTGAAAGAACTCCAACGGCTCGGTCTACACGATCTTCCCGTGGTAGGACTCGCCAAACAACGTGAGGAAATCTTCCGCCCCGGCATCAGTGCCCCACTCCTGCTCCCCCACGACACCGGTGCCCTCAAGCTGATGCAGCGCATCCGCGACGAGGCGCACCGTTTTGCTAACAACTATAACGAACTCCTGCTACGCCGCCGCGTCACCGAAAGCTTGTTAGACGACTGCCCGGGCATGTCGCCCAAACGCAAGGAGGCGCTGTTACGCCGATTCGGCAGCGTCAAACGCATCCGCAAAGCCACCGTCAAGGAGCTCGAGTCCGTGCCAGGCATCGGCAAGAAATCCGCCGAGGAAATTTTTCAATGGTTGCAGGCCAAGAAGTGAATCGGTATCATGTCCGTTGCTCCTTACTCTATGAAAGCCATATTCTTTCTCTTACTCTTCACCGGAGTCCTGTCCGCCCAGATAGCTCCCCCTGAAAACTTCAAATGGCTGCCCATTCAAATCGGCCAACATCAATACCTACCGCTGGATCAGGTGAAGAAGTTTTATGACTTCGGTAAAATGCAGGTTCAAGACGATGGGAAAACTTTGAGCCTAACAAACCGAACGGTTGAAGCGATTTTCCCCACCGAAAACCATGCTGCGTATTTTAACGGAGTGAAATTCTGGCTCGCCCATCCCATTGTCAAAAAAGACGACAGTTACTACGTTTCCCAGTTTGACCTAACAGCACTGATGGACCCCATCCTGCGTCCCAAGTTTATCAAGAACGCTGGCAAGTTCGATACCGTGGTACTCGATGCCGGACACGGAGGCAATGACCAAGGTTCTGCCAATGAGGAAGCTCAGCACACGCTGAAGCTGGCCAAGAAACTGAAACCGCTGTTAGAAGAGAAAGGTTACAAGGTCATCATGACACGTGAGGAAGACATCTTTGTTTCTCTGGGGGACAGGGTGCGGATGGCGAATGCTCACAAGAACGCCATCTTCGTATCACTCCATTTCAATTCTGGAAACAGGAACGCACAGGGCTTTGAAACCTACATCCTGAGTCGCCGTGTCCCTGGTAAAAACACCCATGCCGCCAGTGTCGCCCTCGCCACGGCCGTCCACTCACGGGCGATTCTCTCGCTGGGCAAGGGGCATATCAAAGACCGGGGAATACGCAGCGCTAAATTCAATGTGCTCAATGGCTGCAAGCACCCGTCGATACTGATTGAAGCTGGTTTTTTGACCCACAAAGAAGAAGCCGCGATGGTGACGGCAGATGATTTCCAGGAATTACTCATCAAGAGTATTGTGAAAGGCATCCATGAGTATCGGGCAGCGGTGACCAAGTAGGCTAGCTTTTCAAGCTGGCGACAACCTTGGTGAGTCAGGCTTACCAAGTTTGATGATTCCCAGGCTAGCCGACAGCTTGCAAAGCTGTCCTACTTTGCATGCTCAAGCGCGCGCTGCTTCATCTGGGTGGCCATCAGGTTCAGCGCATTGGCACGGGTCGGTGCAAGATGCTCCTT
Proteins encoded in this region:
- a CDS encoding tetratricopeptide repeat protein, with the translated sequence MRILFSITALFVGSSLWVTMTAPLAEAQNAPLVADPGQDQFEFCKQLYRQANNVQDPTLRTQAYQRVIPRLTAYLERFPNHANADAASYYLGECYYHSGSLDDGKRILHGVINRYQKGRYVALASNRLGYDAVSQKQYAQAAIHFGRVATMASTAQERYRGRYQEASCYRYSGQTDKAIQAYLSIESAQDAPPNYRENAKLKLGHLYLAKKDDAKALEKFESLMLPAVADNLRMEATLNVGLLSLKKQDVVTADRCFKSVLMSNEEKFKPSAQAALMNSMYTAKDYQGVLDVIKRGNYPGKPATEAIKYAIAGRSAYQLKFYHEAIKLFAQAERQVPLSAEAFEAGYFRLLCFYNIKGANIPMQVDAFLEIYQKQYPKHERIHKALLMKAETLFEAGKQREAAAAYNQIDAALVGDSNKANLFYKRGWCLSMSGDHNGAVRSFTHFLENYPEDERAPSVIARRGKSYLSLGDRVSALKDFDLLIQRFPKDKLAALAWQNSARIRKDDQDYNDMIRRYEAMLDGFPDLKKDTVANARYWIGWGNYQLKKYADAIPGLEAASTLDPAKYGFNSGMLIVYSAYSMKDKDRLQKAIDSIRKMEKENNIPAPIFRWLGVQCFNAGEMEECQRYLTLGVTLQEPRETPQTFWKMLGKACVETGKYKEALEATKNYLDVVEQPFWKAETLLDRSEAYLGLEKLDEAKKCAEEGLQLRPKGRVNADLRMILGDISYNNKDYAAAAAYYVVVVQLFIDDKELRPEALFKSYNALLKKGDAEEARYYLDTLNKEFPDYLKKREPENS
- a CDS encoding biopolymer transporter ExbD translates to MSSITLSLFFALPAPLKIAAIVIGGLFFTGMRVEQNAAEKVEVRAAEAVRDQAKVRPVPVIPGQPVQPVPAQKAAEALAPLELTVNSDGSYQLAGKQLTEAQLAKELKAAATATPGRRLVIKADALTPHQMVASAVKLGKAAGLNHVSFTSKPETP
- a CDS encoding biopolymer transporter ExbD; translated protein: MKFQTREPDIAAFPLAPMIDVVFLLLIFFIATMQFSQSERELNVSVPVAEEGADAKQTVGEIIVNVREDGGVVVDHSEMTQEQLFAKLTRIAAVHKNQAIRIRGDGKVAYQKIVEVIDVCQKAGIPNISFATQVQRKQK
- a CDS encoding MotA/TolQ/ExbB proton channel family protein — protein: MLATSLTALAAPVVADAPESAGNKDILEILWMGGFMMYPLALLSVICLVLILLYFFTIRRNAVVSDKFMNAAEALIRKRDYLGLVAHCNRQNQSVARITEKTLDFMTKNTGTTFNEVREVAQAEGSRQAGILTHRISYLNDVGTIAPMAGLLGTVIGMIRAFMEIASGNYEGVHANKLAEGVYQALVTTASGLVIGITAVIFYSIFRGRVQKYIAELEAAATHLMALLAAQYNRRGGMAPQPVYSGDTHGHDYDQGGREHSGHGHGHGHGHDGHSSHHRDRDERDSRMMPVPVSRPSNDGPEIHGM
- a CDS encoding HEAT repeat domain-containing protein; amino-acid sequence: MKYKKRWLTASLAAAILWGGNVVVLHAAAPGQAMSNPDFTKGDEIPHGATHDWNLGPTGARGWIYSNKMETSEARQIAITKVDAGSPAAGLLQAGDVILGIAGKPFSDDPRTAMGKAIGAAEAADGTLTLIRWRLGATTNVALKLLALGAYSPTAPFDCAKSGRIFEQGCKVLARRMKANPNQGNGITRCLNALALLSSGKAEYLPLVREQVAWAAKYSDPEGESLHAWFYGPVNMLLAEYTLATGDRTFLPDMKRITMEIVRGQSVIGSWGHRFVGEDGRLSGYGMMNAPGLPLTTSLILARAAGVKDPALDKAIEKSVRVLRFYVGKGSVPYGDHSPWIQTHSDNGKNDIAAIMFNLLGDAEAAGYFSKMSVASYGGERDNGHTGNFLNMLWAMPGVAVSGPHASGAWMKEFGWYYDLARRWDGSYLHQGPPAAKPDKYRNWDCTGAYLLAYAQPLRKIYLTGKKQGVIPQLSASDAAGLIADGRGWSTKDKHTVYRDRSDEALLAGLKSWSPVVRERSATVIGKRGDIPVTTLITLLKEGDLYTRLGACQALAQLKGKAAPALPLLRKTLKDEDLWLRVKAAEALAAIGKQAMPAVPELLTMLTAQDVQRDPRGMQQRYLLFVLFDQRTGLLRGSLEGVDRKALFAAVKAGLANEDGRARGALASVFKNLDYEEIEPLLPAIHAAVVEQAPSGIMFASGIQLSGLEVLAKHHIKEGMPLCFDVMAIDKWGKKSRIDRCLKTLQLYGRAARPMLPRLRELEKKLATPQVSKPIQQSIDLIHKTIKVIETSRQNPRLRSING
- a CDS encoding excinuclease ABC subunit UvrC, translating into MKDRLGGVIYVGKARDLRKRVGNYFMPSRKMRADLKTRALIDSIHDFDIQIVRNEQEALILESKLIKEYRPRYNVSLRDDKRFYMLKVQLDVPFPRFVLTRLKTDDGARYFGPFVHSTALKATLEWINREFGLRTCRPQFPGEKDYRHCHADVIRKCSAPCVLKISEEEYRARVDEVIGLLEGKGRRDRLQGLREDMAKAAEKLQFEKAARLRDIIDNLEKTLSPARSFSRGRGGVPSTVKPTEDLIELQDALGLADPLHIMECFDISNVSSNHIVASMVRFVDGLPDNQGYRRYRIKTVDGQDDFASMAEVVRRRYSRILTENNVPGTEETQESPLEALRRLARDGKSPLHLPNLVIVDGGKGQLGMAVKELQRLGLHDLPVVGLAKQREEIFRPGISAPLLLPHDTGALKLMQRIRDEAHRFANNYNELLLRRRVTESLLDDCPGMSPKRKEALLRRFGSVKRIRKATVKELESVPGIGKKSAEEIFQWLQAKK
- a CDS encoding N-acetylmuramoyl-L-alanine amidase, with product MKAIFFLLLFTGVLSAQIAPPENFKWLPIQIGQHQYLPLDQVKKFYDFGKMQVQDDGKTLSLTNRTVEAIFPTENHAAYFNGVKFWLAHPIVKKDDSYYVSQFDLTALMDPILRPKFIKNAGKFDTVVLDAGHGGNDQGSANEEAQHTLKLAKKLKPLLEEKGYKVIMTREEDIFVSLGDRVRMANAHKNAIFVSLHFNSGNRNAQGFETYILSRRVPGKNTHAASVALATAVHSRAILSLGKGHIKDRGIRSAKFNVLNGCKHPSILIEAGFLTHKEEAAMVTADDFQELLIKSIVKGIHEYRAAVTK